CGGCGCGTCGGGCGTCGGCGCGCGCTGCGGGGCGCGGTTCGGCGCGCGCACCGCGGGGCCGCCCCGGAGTACGACCGCCGGCGCGCTCACGCCGCAGCTCCCGCCGCCGGCGCGACGGCGGCCGCCGTCGGGTCGAGCCACTCGCGCGTGCCGTCGGCGTAGTGCTCGCGCTTCCAGATCGGCACGCGCCGCTTGAGCTCCTCGACCACGTACCGCACCGCGTCCATCGCCGGCGCGCGGCGCGCGTGCGCGGCGGCGACCGCGACGCTCGCCTCCCCAATGCCTAACGTCCCGACCCGGTGCTCCACGACGACCCGCGGCGCGCCCTCCGCCGTGCCGAAGCGACCGGCCGCCTCCGCGACGATCGCGGCCAGCTCGCGCTCGGCCATCGCCCGATACGCCGTGTAGTCGATCCCCGTCACCGGCCGCCCGTCGTTCACCTCGCGCACCGTCCCCACGAACAGCGCCGTGGCCCCGTGCGCGGCGTCCGCGACCTCGGCCAGCAGCGCCGCGAGATCGAGCGGACGCTCCACGATCCCCGACCGCACCCCGCCCTCACGCACGCGCCCGCCCACGCGCTCCCTCACCCGCCCGCGACCGGCGGGATGAGGGCGACCTCGTCTCCTTCCGCGAGCACGTGGTCCGCCCGCGCGTACGCCGCGTTGACCGCGACGAGCGGCGCCGGCGGTAGCCGCTCCGCCCCGGGGAGCGCGCGCACGCGCTCGACGAGCGCGCCGACCGTCGCCGGCTCGGCGAGCGTCACGG
The Gemmatimonadetes bacterium T265 genome window above contains:
- the moaD gene encoding molybdopterin synthase sulfur carrier subunit, translating into MAGRFRRTRGAAVATFSRRVFMSAQITVTTLLFASYADALGRSSLPVTLAEPATVGALVERVRALPGAERLPPAPLVAVNAAYARADHVLAEGDEVALIPPVAGG